A single genomic interval of Syntrophaceae bacterium harbors:
- a CDS encoding TAXI family TRAP transporter solute-binding subunit, producing MLGGVMLAVALAFAATVAYAQDMGIVTGSKRGTYYQFGLNMSELVKKQGVRLRVDESQGSVQNVFAVYKAPDTQMGIVQSDVLAFVAKIQTDPVLQRIAAKTKMVFPFYNEEVHLLANAEVKDFDDLSGKIVAIGEEGSGIYLTSRLLFEASGVKPRDMLAVGPVDALALLKKGDIDALFYVAGIPVKLFTEDVTAEDKLSLVPITNKNILEFYPAVQIPANTYPWQPQAVSTVAVKAVLISYDFRGSNCDNVGKVAKIVYDNLDWLRANGHPKWKTVDLNAPLKGWEQYDCVTKVIQPARRKAPEKPRTVNPVLDAIKKMFSE from the coding sequence ATGCTCGGGGGGGTGATGCTTGCCGTTGCGCTGGCCTTCGCGGCGACTGTCGCGTACGCCCAGGACATGGGGATCGTAACGGGGAGCAAGAGGGGCACCTACTATCAATTCGGGCTCAACATGTCCGAGCTGGTCAAGAAGCAGGGGGTGCGGCTGAGGGTGGACGAGTCTCAAGGCTCTGTGCAGAACGTTTTCGCCGTCTACAAGGCCCCCGACACACAGATGGGGATCGTGCAGTCGGACGTCCTGGCCTTTGTGGCCAAGATCCAGACGGACCCCGTTCTCCAGCGGATCGCGGCGAAGACCAAGATGGTCTTTCCCTTTTACAATGAAGAGGTGCACCTCCTGGCCAACGCGGAGGTGAAGGACTTCGACGACCTGAGCGGCAAGATCGTCGCCATCGGGGAGGAGGGCAGCGGGATCTATCTGACCTCGCGCCTGCTGTTCGAGGCCTCCGGCGTGAAGCCGCGCGACATGCTTGCGGTGGGGCCCGTGGACGCCCTGGCCCTGCTGAAAAAGGGGGACATCGACGCCCTGTTCTACGTGGCGGGCATTCCGGTGAAGCTGTTCACGGAGGACGTGACCGCCGAGGACAAGCTCTCCCTGGTGCCGATCACGAACAAGAACATCCTCGAGTTCTACCCGGCCGTGCAGATCCCCGCGAACACCTATCCCTGGCAGCCGCAGGCGGTCAGCACCGTCGCCGTGAAGGCCGTCCTCATCTCCTACGACTTCCGTGGGTCCAACTGCGACAATGTCGGCAAGGTCGCCAAGATCGTCTACGACAACCTCGACTGGCTGAGGGCGAACGGCCACCCGAAGTGGAAGACCGTCGACCTCAACGCGCCGCTGAAGGGGTGGGAGCAGTACGACTGCGTCACGAAGGTGATTCAGCCGGCCAGGCGCAAGGC